The sequence TGCTTAAATTTGATCAATTTATCTGAATTACAAAAATGAAAAGATTGTATATTAAATAATATAGATCTTTTTATTCTACGTATATTCTTTTGTCTCATAACTTCGAAATTAGTTACAGCTGTAGAAATTAAATCATAAGTAGGTACACTAGTTATAGTTTTATCAAAATTTTCTATTTTTGCTGAAGTTAAATTGATTTCTATAACTTTTCCTTCTATATTATATTTATGTATTCCAATCCAATCCCCTACTTTAATCATTTTTGTAGAAGCCATTTGTACTCCAGAAACAAATCCAAGAATAGTATTTTTAAATACTAACATAACAACAGCTGTTATAGCTCCTAGACTAGTTAAAACTGTAATCAAATCATTTTTTGTAAGGATAGCAATAATAACTAAAACACAAAATATAATAGATATTATTTTTAATAATTGAGAAAAAGAACGAACAGCTATTGTTTGATGATTGTTTTCACTAGTAGCTATTCTCATAATAGAGTTTACTACTCTAATTAAAAATTGTAATACTATTAAAACAAATAATATATCAAATATTTTTTCTAAATAAATAATTATAGATTTATAATTTTTAAAAAATGGCTCAATTAAAATAAATCCAATAGATAATGGAAAAAAATGAGCTAAACTATCAAAAACTTTATTTTCATATAATATATCATCCCAAATAAAATGAGTAGAACTTACTATTCTTTTTGCTATAAAACGAACTCCTTTATTGAAAATAAATTCTAAAATTATTAACATTATTGTAAAAAGAAACATTTTTATAATAATAATAAGAGTTATGGACCCCCATTTTTTCCAATCTAAATTATGAGCAAAATCATAAATTCCTTGAATTTGAAAAAATTTTATTGATATTTTCGTAAAAATTTTATAATATATTTTATACATAGACAAAATCCTTTTATATCTGAACGTCAGTTTTAGTATAAGTTATTTTCAATAATTTTATTTTTATTTATGTTTTGTAGATTGGATAATATAATAGATATTGAATTTATTTATGTTTGAAAGATAAAAAATTTTAATTCAATTTTTAAATTTTAAATTTT is a genomic window of Blattabacterium cuenoti containing:
- a CDS encoding mechanosensitive ion channel family protein, translated to MYKIYYKIFTKISIKFFQIQGIYDFAHNLDWKKWGSITLIIIIKMFLFTIMLIILEFIFNKGVRFIAKRIVSSTHFIWDDILYENKVFDSLAHFFPLSIGFILIEPFFKNYKSIIIYLEKIFDILFVLIVLQFLIRVVNSIMRIATSENNHQTIAVRSFSQLLKIISIIFCVLVIIAILTKNDLITVLTSLGAITAVVMLVFKNTILGFVSGVQMASTKMIKVGDWIGIHKYNIEGKVIEINLTSAKIENFDKTITSVPTYDLISTAVTNFEVMRQKNIRRIKRSILFNIQSFHFCNSDKLIKFKHVYLIKNYIQKKQKEIDIFNKEKNIDISINLNGRRLTNIGLFRQYALEYLYQHPRISQSETLMVRHLETTPYGLPVELYCFTNTSESIKYEQIQASVFDHLLTAAKEFNLEVTQVTKKDFF